From the Clostridium sp. Marseille-P299 genome, one window contains:
- a CDS encoding ABC transporter permease, which translates to MFLAKNKVESTNDIKQRSSGRKHLKRYWQLYLMMVLPIAYFIIFKYIPMFGNVLAFRRYRPGMGPYGVSWVGFKYFEAFTKDPAFWRAFRNTFIISFMNLIINFPIPIIFAILLNEIRNVRFKKVVQTVSYMPRFISTVVVIAILGELLSPSSGLVNQFLQNVFGIESVYFMNEPQYFRWLYVLTDTWQFTGWTAIIYLAAITGINADLFEAAQIDGANRLQQILHITIPSILPTIMVMLILNVGRMLSLGFEKVLLMYTPSNSQVSDIIDTLVYRTGLANQNYSYATAIGLFSGIIGVILVSSSNALSKKFTGDGIY; encoded by the coding sequence ATGTTTCTAGCTAAAAACAAAGTTGAAAGTACGAATGATATAAAGCAGAGAAGTAGTGGAAGAAAGCATCTGAAACGTTATTGGCAATTATATTTAATGATGGTTTTGCCAATTGCTTATTTTATTATATTTAAGTATATCCCGATGTTTGGAAATGTTTTGGCCTTTCGAAGATATCGCCCTGGCATGGGACCGTATGGGGTTTCATGGGTTGGTTTTAAATATTTTGAAGCTTTTACTAAGGATCCAGCATTTTGGAGAGCATTTCGTAATACTTTTATCATATCATTTATGAACTTAATCATTAACTTTCCAATACCGATTATTTTTGCAATTTTATTAAACGAGATTCGAAATGTACGCTTTAAAAAAGTTGTTCAAACAGTTTCTTATATGCCGAGGTTTATTTCTACAGTAGTAGTGATAGCGATTTTGGGAGAATTGCTTTCTCCTAGTTCTGGCTTAGTGAATCAATTTTTACAAAATGTATTTGGTATCGAATCAGTTTATTTTATGAATGAACCTCAGTATTTCCGTTGGTTATATGTACTTACGGATACTTGGCAATTTACCGGGTGGACGGCAATTATTTATTTGGCGGCAATCACAGGTATCAACGCAGATTTATTTGAAGCTGCTCAAATCGATGGTGCAAATCGTTTACAGCAAATTCTCCATATTACGATTCCTTCGATTTTACCAACCATTATGGTAATGCTCATTCTTAATGTTGGACGTATGCTAAGTCTTGGATTTGAAAAGGTTTTATTAATGTATACACCATCAAATTCTCAGGTAAGTGACATTATAGATACATTGGTATACCGTACCGGTCTTGCGAATCAGAATTATTCCTATGCGACTGCAATTGGATTATTCAGTGGCATTATCGGAGTTATTTTAGTTTCAAGTTCCAATGCATTAAGTAAAAAATTTACCGGCGATGGTATCTATTAG
- a CDS encoding carbohydrate ABC transporter permease, giving the protein MKKLLNFILTFIKYASLIFFSFIAVWPVASCVITAFKTEAEYKQTNVMEMPGSWLYFDNFITAFQKADMGIAFRNSAIILFFVLLGSIMIGSMLAYILNRFKFPGNGLIRNLFLFATLIPGIATQVTVYRIMTVLNLVDSMPGYILLMMGTDVISIYIFLQFFENISVSLDESAIMDGASYFGVFLRILFPLLKPAIITVMILKGVGTYNEYYMANLYLQTKSKLVTVSTSLYKFTGPLGNQYNYICAGVIITLIPALIIFILCQKQIYSGLTQGAVKG; this is encoded by the coding sequence ATGAAGAAACTATTGAATTTCATTTTAACATTTATTAAATATGCTTCGCTAATATTCTTTTCATTTATAGCAGTTTGGCCAGTGGCTTCCTGTGTAATTACAGCTTTTAAAACAGAAGCCGAATATAAACAAACCAATGTCATGGAAATGCCGGGAAGTTGGCTTTATTTTGATAATTTTATCACCGCTTTTCAAAAGGCGGATATGGGGATTGCATTTCGAAATTCGGCGATTATTTTATTCTTTGTTTTGCTTGGCTCCATAATGATAGGTTCAATGCTAGCGTATATTCTAAATCGTTTTAAATTTCCGGGGAATGGTTTAATAAGAAACCTATTTCTATTTGCCACATTAATTCCTGGTATCGCAACACAGGTAACCGTTTATCGAATTATGACAGTTCTAAATTTAGTAGATTCGATGCCTGGCTACATTTTATTAATGATGGGAACAGATGTAATTTCTATTTATATTTTCCTTCAGTTTTTTGAGAATATATCGGTTTCCTTAGATGAATCTGCAATTATGGACGGAGCTAGTTATTTTGGCGTGTTTTTAAGAATTTTGTTCCCCTTATTAAAACCAGCAATTATTACCGTTATGATTTTAAAAGGTGTCGGTACGTATAATGAGTATTATATGGCTAATTTATATTTACAAACAAAATCTAAATTAGTAACGGTATCAACTTCGTTATATAAGTTTACTGGTCCTCTTGGAAATCAATACAATTACATATGTGCAGGCGTTATCATTACTTTAATACCAGCATTAATAATTTTTATTCTATGTCAAAAGCAAATTTATAGTGGACTTACCCAGGGGGCCGTAAAAGGGTAA
- the murQ gene encoding N-acetylmuramic acid 6-phosphate etherase → MVELNNLDTEQKNERTKNIDILSTIEVLKLMNDEDKRVACAVEKELEQIEKAVDLIYEKMSVGGRLIYIGCGTSGRIGILDAVECPPTFGTEPELVQALIAGGIMAFVKAVEGAEDNEELGAVDLKGIGFSSNDILVGIAASGRTPYVIGALNYAKSIGAKTISLTSCSNSLLNEISDVSINPQTGPEVITGSTRLKCGTAQKMVLNMLSTSVMIKLGKVYGNLMVDLKATNEKLVERAVLIVRTITGVNDSVAREHLKACDFSAKTAIVMLKCNLTAAEAEEAIIKAGGHISNIIDKSIR, encoded by the coding sequence ATGGTAGAATTAAATAATTTAGATACCGAACAAAAAAATGAACGAACTAAAAATATTGATATACTCTCAACAATAGAAGTCTTAAAACTTATGAATGATGAGGATAAGAGAGTAGCATGTGCGGTTGAAAAGGAATTAGAGCAGATTGAAAAAGCAGTAGATTTAATATATGAGAAAATGTCCGTAGGAGGTAGATTAATTTATATCGGTTGTGGCACTTCTGGGCGTATTGGTATATTGGATGCTGTTGAATGTCCCCCAACCTTTGGTACAGAACCAGAATTAGTGCAAGCATTAATCGCTGGTGGAATTATGGCGTTTGTCAAAGCAGTTGAAGGCGCAGAGGATAACGAAGAACTAGGAGCTGTTGATTTAAAGGGAATAGGATTTTCTAGTAATGATATATTGGTAGGGATTGCTGCCAGTGGTAGGACACCATATGTGATTGGTGCTCTAAACTATGCAAAATCCATTGGTGCAAAAACCATTAGCCTTACGAGTTGTTCGAATTCGTTATTAAATGAAATTTCCGATGTTTCAATTAATCCCCAAACTGGACCGGAGGTTATTACTGGATCTACAAGGCTAAAGTGCGGTACGGCTCAGAAAATGGTATTAAATATGCTAAGTACATCTGTTATGATAAAGCTAGGGAAAGTATATGGCAACTTAATGGTTGATTTAAAAGCTACCAATGAGAAATTAGTGGAGAGAGCTGTCCTTATAGTAAGGACCATTACTGGTGTGAATGATTCTGTTGCAAGAGAACATTTAAAAGCATGTGATTTTTCTGCTAAAACCGCTATTGTCATGCTAAAATGCAATCTAACAGCGGCTGAAGCAGAAGAGGCTATTATAAAAGCTGGTGGGCATATCTCTAATATTATTGATAAAAGTATCCGGTGA
- a CDS encoding extracellular solute-binding protein — MKKLVALLLTLAMVVSLFTACSKGKDSIDTGSKDSSKGTTNGSDNQDPVKIKIYYSDNATLPFKEDWLTVTEAEKRFNVDFEFEVIPIADYATKVSLALNTGNNTPDVILYQSTKGENASLALNGALVPISDYSDLTPNFNAYVEKFGLTDAINSLNLADGKRYYLPSLFDIPFYDGGLILREDFLTTEGLAAPKTYDDLYKILKAYKEKNPDSYPLTILAGPRVLYRMTMPAFGVSLGKNGASGTNTLSWNYEKGEYFTGAISDGYKQYISYLAKLYAEGLLDPEMADPIDGDAWSQKLASGKSIATYAYYDQIGGVTAASEIDGFKLQMYPALEGPAGAHHQPKSRTGSGIMFPAATAERKDFERVVKTIDEVFFSEEGAKLWCLGVEGVTYTEENGKITYSDELVNSAEGVYKTLQVKYGCGSDVTQLVWVNEREMTKYDENYASINKVVAAMGNVIQEIPPTPLFDDMTAEDAGVLQTPLLDAFEVWADAFITGKKSVENDWDTYVNEMKNLKIDDFCKIYNDNLK; from the coding sequence ATGAAAAAACTGGTAGCGTTGTTATTAACACTAGCAATGGTTGTAAGTTTATTTACTGCATGTAGTAAAGGTAAGGATTCTATTGATACTGGTTCAAAGGATTCTAGCAAGGGAACAACGAATGGATCAGATAATCAAGATCCAGTAAAAATTAAGATTTATTACTCTGATAATGCGACCTTACCATTTAAGGAAGATTGGCTAACAGTTACTGAAGCTGAAAAAAGATTTAATGTCGACTTTGAGTTTGAAGTAATTCCAATTGCTGATTATGCAACAAAAGTTTCATTAGCTTTAAATACCGGTAATAATACTCCCGACGTAATACTTTATCAAAGTACAAAAGGTGAAAATGCTTCTCTTGCATTAAATGGAGCATTGGTACCAATTAGTGACTATTCAGATCTTACTCCAAATTTTAATGCATATGTTGAAAAATTTGGTTTGACAGATGCCATAAATTCATTGAATTTAGCGGATGGTAAACGTTATTACTTACCAAGCTTATTTGATATACCGTTTTATGATGGCGGCCTTATTTTAAGAGAAGATTTTTTAACTACAGAGGGATTAGCAGCTCCTAAAACATATGATGATTTATATAAGATTTTAAAAGCATATAAGGAGAAAAATCCAGATTCTTATCCACTTACAATCTTAGCAGGACCTCGCGTTTTGTATCGTATGACTATGCCAGCCTTTGGAGTTAGTTTAGGTAAAAACGGAGCTTCAGGTACTAACACTTTAAGTTGGAATTATGAAAAAGGTGAATATTTCACAGGTGCTATTAGTGACGGTTATAAACAGTACATAAGCTATCTAGCAAAATTATATGCAGAAGGGCTATTAGATCCTGAAATGGCTGATCCAATTGATGGTGATGCTTGGTCACAAAAATTAGCGAGTGGTAAATCTATAGCTACGTATGCATATTATGATCAAATTGGTGGTGTAACCGCAGCTTCTGAAATAGATGGCTTTAAACTACAGATGTATCCAGCACTTGAAGGACCAGCTGGTGCTCATCACCAACCAAAGAGTCGTACTGGTTCTGGAATTATGTTCCCAGCAGCAACTGCAGAGAGAAAAGATTTTGAGCGTGTTGTGAAAACTATTGATGAGGTATTTTTCTCAGAGGAAGGCGCTAAATTATGGTGTCTAGGAGTGGAAGGTGTTACTTATACTGAGGAAAATGGGAAGATTACATATTCGGATGAACTAGTAAATTCTGCTGAGGGTGTCTATAAGACACTTCAAGTAAAGTATGGCTGTGGTTCTGATGTTACTCAATTGGTTTGGGTTAATGAACGTGAAATGACAAAATATGATGAAAACTATGCAAGTATAAATAAAGTAGTAGCAGCTATGGGGAATGTAATTCAAGAAATTCCACCAACACCACTATTTGATGATATGACAGCAGAGGATGCTGGGGTTTTACAAACTCCGTTATTGGATGCATTTGAAGTATGGGCAGATGCATTTATAACAGGAAAGAAGAGCGTTGAGAATGATTGGGATACATATGTAAATGAGATGAAAAACTTAAAAATTGATGATTTTTGCAAAATTTACAATGATAATCTGAAATAG
- a CDS encoding carbohydrate ABC transporter permease, protein MKKYRTKGNIIFDLFIYIVMFLVLLICLVPFIYMLAMSLSDSKAIINNKVTLIPIGLNFEAYKQIFTYPNFFRAYGNTIFYTCVGTLISLIMTTLFAYPLSKPNLKGQKLAMQLVVFSMFFSGGLIPNYLLISNLGLTGTRFAMLLPFAINQFNLIILINFFKSIPIELEEAAFIDGLSYFGVLRKIVVPLSKAALATVGLYTAVFFWNDWFNGLIYLNTKQYPVMLFLRNIVNGTSMVGDAAGSADKATIAISIKSAVIITSTLPIIILYPFLQKYFVKGLTVGSVKG, encoded by the coding sequence GTGAAAAAATATCGTACCAAAGGTAATATTATATTTGATCTTTTTATCTACATAGTAATGTTTTTAGTGTTGCTTATATGTTTAGTACCATTTATCTATATGCTTGCAATGTCTCTTTCTGATTCAAAAGCTATTATAAATAATAAAGTTACATTGATTCCAATTGGTTTAAATTTCGAAGCGTATAAACAGATTTTTACGTATCCTAATTTTTTTAGAGCGTACGGAAATACAATCTTTTATACCTGTGTTGGAACTTTAATATCCCTGATTATGACGACATTGTTTGCATATCCATTATCAAAACCGAATTTAAAAGGTCAAAAGTTAGCAATGCAACTTGTTGTATTTTCAATGTTTTTTTCCGGTGGATTAATTCCGAATTATTTACTTATCTCTAATTTAGGTTTAACAGGGACTAGATTTGCAATGTTACTTCCTTTTGCGATTAATCAATTTAATTTAATTATTTTAATAAATTTCTTTAAATCAATACCGATAGAACTTGAAGAGGCTGCATTTATCGATGGACTAAGTTATTTTGGTGTATTAAGAAAAATAGTGGTACCTTTATCAAAGGCTGCGTTAGCAACTGTGGGCTTATATACTGCAGTTTTTTTCTGGAATGATTGGTTTAACGGTTTGATTTATTTAAATACAAAACAATATCCAGTAATGCTATTTTTAAGGAATATTGTTAATGGTACTTCTATGGTGGGAGATGCCGCAGGTTCCGCGGATAAAGCAACAATTGCAATTTCTATAAAATCAGCAGTTATTATAACATCTACATTACCAATTATTATTTTATATCCTTTTTTACAAAAGTATTTTGTGAAAGGACTTACTGTAGGTTCCGTGAAAGGCTAA
- a CDS encoding anhydro-N-acetylmuramic acid kinase — MNQLLSLTTKQKRLAIGLMSGTCTDGIDAALVQIEGSSIHTKVQFIEFVTIPYDIELRSKLLQLSSGDFGGSYEISKMNFLLGKLSANACLSVCEKAKISPSEIDFIGSHGHTIYHQPLPENYHGQTVTSTLQIGEASVISEIMNCPVISDFRVRDMSAGGLGAPLVPYTEYLLYSKKDKTIALQNIGGIGNITYLPSNGKLEDILAFDTGPGNMIIDSLVSIHTNMRQTYDDCGKIASIGTIHEELLQWLLTDPYLYKIPPKTTGREYYGADYVKRLLNKANELNLSFPDIVSTATMFTAKSIEISVLNHLPKLPDTLIVGGGGSQNKTLMKYISNTLSQCNVITNEDIGFNSNAKEAIAFAILANETIFGNTNNVPSATGASHNVVMGKITI; from the coding sequence ATGAATCAGCTCTTATCACTTACAACTAAGCAAAAAAGATTAGCCATCGGTTTAATGAGCGGTACTTGTACAGATGGAATTGATGCTGCACTAGTACAAATTGAAGGTTCTAGCATACATACAAAAGTTCAATTCATTGAATTTGTAACAATACCATATGATATTGAGCTTCGTTCAAAACTTTTACAACTTTCCTCCGGAGATTTTGGAGGAAGCTATGAAATTAGTAAAATGAATTTTCTACTTGGTAAATTATCCGCAAATGCATGTTTATCTGTTTGTGAAAAGGCAAAAATATCACCATCTGAAATCGATTTTATAGGTAGCCACGGTCACACAATCTATCATCAACCGCTACCAGAGAATTATCATGGTCAAACAGTTACATCAACGTTACAAATTGGAGAGGCATCTGTCATAAGTGAAATAATGAATTGCCCGGTAATTTCAGATTTTCGTGTCCGTGATATGTCAGCTGGCGGTTTAGGAGCTCCTTTAGTTCCTTACACAGAATATTTATTATATAGTAAAAAAGATAAAACAATAGCCTTGCAAAACATTGGAGGTATCGGCAACATTACATATCTACCATCCAATGGTAAATTAGAAGATATACTTGCATTTGATACTGGTCCAGGTAATATGATTATTGATTCTTTAGTGTCTATCCATACGAATATGAGGCAAACCTACGATGATTGTGGAAAAATTGCTTCCATTGGTACGATACATGAGGAATTACTGCAATGGCTTTTAACGGATCCTTATCTGTATAAAATACCGCCAAAAACCACTGGTAGAGAATACTACGGTGCAGACTATGTAAAAAGACTACTTAACAAAGCAAATGAGCTTAACCTTTCATTCCCTGACATCGTATCTACTGCAACCATGTTTACAGCAAAATCAATTGAAATAAGTGTATTAAATCACCTGCCAAAACTTCCTGATACACTTATTGTAGGAGGTGGCGGAAGTCAAAACAAAACGCTTATGAAGTACATATCTAACACTCTTTCACAATGCAACGTTATAACAAACGAAGACATTGGATTTAACAGTAATGCAAAGGAAGCCATAGCATTTGCTATCTTAGCTAACGAAACTATATTTGGTAACACCAATAATGTCCCTTCTGCTACTGGCGCAAGCCATAACGTTGTAATGGGCAAAATAACAATTTAA
- a CDS encoding carbohydrate ABC transporter permease, with the protein MNKEPRQSFQIIKWFKSRKGQQATIIVTFMLIPLILLFVFTYLPFFKMFEFSFYRMKYIGERTFVGLDNYKAVFTRDDCFKALWLSLYYMGGSVIQLFISLYLATILSYKAKGGSFFKGAMFFPFLINGIAVGFIFKFFYTRGFVFDTVLQWIGFDLENLPYWLKNQSINNISLVAASIWRYFGQNMVLFLGAIMSVDAELYEAASLDGANKWQQFKYIILPSIRTIILLNVILSITGSLSAFEIAYVVTTGANGTATYFVKMHEIAHKSQKVGLASAMAVVLLVIITFAAILQKLFFKYVFKENEDNDLRRRKLEKKRQAKEVNG; encoded by the coding sequence ATGAATAAGGAGCCAAGGCAGTCTTTTCAAATCATAAAATGGTTTAAAAGTAGAAAAGGGCAACAAGCAACCATTATAGTTACCTTTATGTTAATACCACTTATATTGCTATTTGTTTTTACATATCTTCCATTTTTTAAAATGTTTGAATTTAGTTTTTATAGAATGAAATACATTGGAGAACGTACCTTCGTTGGTTTAGATAATTACAAAGCTGTTTTTACAAGAGATGATTGTTTTAAGGCTCTTTGGCTAAGTTTATATTACATGGGTGGATCAGTTATTCAGCTTTTTATATCTTTGTATTTAGCAACAATTTTAAGCTATAAGGCAAAAGGAGGTAGCTTTTTTAAGGGCGCAATGTTTTTCCCTTTTTTGATTAACGGAATTGCAGTAGGATTTATTTTTAAATTCTTTTATACAAGAGGATTTGTATTTGACACGGTACTGCAGTGGATTGGATTTGACCTTGAAAATCTTCCGTACTGGTTGAAAAACCAAAGTATTAATAATATATCTTTGGTTGCTGCTTCGATTTGGAGGTATTTTGGACAGAATATGGTGCTGTTTCTTGGTGCTATTATGTCCGTAGATGCTGAGTTATACGAAGCGGCTAGCTTAGACGGTGCAAATAAATGGCAACAATTTAAGTACATAATATTACCAAGTATTAGAACCATTATTCTCCTAAATGTTATTTTATCTATAACAGGATCCTTAAGTGCATTTGAAATCGCCTATGTTGTTACCACTGGTGCCAATGGTACTGCTACGTATTTTGTTAAAATGCATGAAATTGCACATAAAAGCCAAAAGGTTGGCTTAGCATCTGCAATGGCAGTGGTATTATTGGTGATAATTACCTTTGCGGCAATTCTACAAAAATTATTCTTTAAATATGTCTTTAAAGAAAATGAGGATAATGATTTACGACGTAGAAAATTAGAGAAAAAAAGACAAGCGAAGGAGGTAAATGGTTAA
- a CDS encoding MurR/RpiR family transcriptional regulator: MTNIEIKTRSIMDSLNNSERKVATYFLNNIENIFSVPIARLAEESGVSQVTWIRFCKAIGFDGLKDLKKSLFLELNSASSEVNDTSDFSDIKKHSSLEEMCNTIRNSTLQAVEDTMKLIDYDTLKTVVNLLSKASCIKLFGVGASALVADDFCKKLLRINKNVVFSYDMHTQLAYGANARPEDVAIIFSYSGTTKEMLEIMNLTQDAKCPTIAITKYTKSPLLLNSDYAIYISAPEINSRSGAMSSRIAQLTIVDLLFTSLANKNYTSVQKYLEKSSEVCRSHKV, from the coding sequence ATGACCAATATCGAAATAAAAACCCGAAGTATTATGGATTCCCTTAATAACTCCGAACGTAAAGTTGCCACTTACTTCTTAAATAACATCGAAAATATTTTCTCAGTTCCAATTGCTAGACTTGCGGAAGAATCTGGTGTCAGCCAAGTAACATGGATTCGTTTTTGTAAGGCGATTGGTTTTGATGGTTTAAAAGACTTAAAAAAGAGTCTTTTTTTGGAACTAAATAGCGCTTCATCAGAAGTAAACGATACCTCTGACTTTTCAGACATCAAAAAGCACAGTTCCTTAGAAGAGATGTGTAACACAATTCGTAATTCAACGCTTCAAGCAGTGGAAGATACCATGAAGCTCATTGATTATGACACATTAAAAACTGTAGTAAATCTTCTATCAAAAGCGTCTTGTATTAAATTATTTGGTGTTGGTGCTTCTGCACTTGTGGCGGATGACTTTTGTAAAAAACTTCTCCGTATCAATAAAAATGTTGTCTTTAGTTATGATATGCATACGCAACTTGCTTATGGTGCTAACGCTAGACCTGAGGATGTGGCTATCATTTTTTCCTATTCTGGTACAACAAAGGAAATGCTTGAAATAATGAATCTAACACAAGATGCAAAATGTCCAACCATAGCAATTACTAAGTATACAAAAAGCCCATTACTTTTAAATTCTGATTATGCGATCTATATTTCTGCGCCAGAGATTAATTCTCGAAGCGGAGCAATGAGTAGTAGAATCGCACAGTTAACAATTGTCGATCTATTATTCACTAGCCTTGCAAATAAAAATTATACCTCTGTTCAAAAATATTTAGAAAAGAGTTCTGAAGTATGTCGCAGCCATAAAGTATAA
- a CDS encoding glycoside hydrolase family 130 protein — protein MLHKNYYIELEKYKTTIERKNQKSDFYNGIYDRWQNPVLTREHIPVTWKYDLNMETNPYFMERLGVNAVMNSGAIELNGKFYLVARIEGNDRKSFFGIAESDSGVEGFEFKEAPILFEDVCKEETNVYDMRLTKHEDGYIYGVFCSEQKDFSVNNLSAAIASAGIVRTKDLKHWDRLDNLVTLNSAQQRNVVLHPEFVNGKYAFYTRPMDDFIDTGSGGGIGFGLCDDIMHAVIDEEIITSKRKYHTITEAKNGAGAVPIKTDRGFIHIAHGVRNTAAGLRYVIYAFATDLNKPWEVIAEPSGYLIAPIGYERVGDVSNVVFTNGAIVAEDETVYVYYASSDTRVHVATTTIEKLKDYVFKTPSDPLRSVECVAQRRELIEKNLEILKKYNISNETITEI, from the coding sequence ATGCTTCATAAAAATTACTACATTGAACTTGAAAAATATAAAACCACAATAGAAAGAAAGAATCAAAAATCTGATTTTTATAATGGTATCTATGATCGTTGGCAAAATCCAGTACTTACAAGGGAACACATTCCAGTAACTTGGAAATATGATTTAAATATGGAAACGAATCCATATTTTATGGAGCGTCTTGGAGTAAATGCAGTTATGAATTCAGGCGCTATAGAGCTTAACGGTAAGTTCTATTTAGTTGCTAGAATTGAAGGAAATGATAGAAAATCCTTTTTCGGAATTGCGGAAAGCGACAGCGGTGTTGAAGGGTTTGAGTTTAAAGAAGCACCTATTTTATTTGAAGATGTATGCAAAGAAGAAACCAATGTTTATGATATGAGACTTACAAAACATGAAGATGGTTATATTTATGGAGTATTTTGTTCAGAACAAAAGGATTTTAGTGTTAATAACCTATCGGCAGCCATAGCAAGCGCAGGCATTGTAAGAACCAAAGACTTAAAACATTGGGATAGACTTGATAATTTAGTAACCTTAAATTCGGCTCAGCAAAGAAATGTAGTGTTACATCCGGAATTTGTAAATGGGAAATATGCATTTTATACAAGGCCAATGGATGATTTCATTGATACTGGTTCTGGTGGTGGCATTGGTTTTGGATTATGTGATGATATTATGCATGCTGTGATTGATGAAGAAATTATCACGAGTAAACGTAAGTATCACACAATTACTGAGGCAAAGAATGGAGCAGGAGCTGTTCCAATTAAAACGGATCGGGGATTTATTCATATTGCACATGGTGTTAGAAATACCGCCGCAGGACTACGTTATGTGATTTATGCATTTGCTACCGATTTAAATAAACCTTGGGAAGTGATTGCTGAGCCATCTGGTTATCTCATTGCTCCAATTGGGTATGAAAGAGTGGGGGATGTCTCGAATGTAGTTTTTACGAATGGAGCTATCGTTGCAGAGGATGAGACCGTGTATGTTTATTATGCATCCTCGGATACAAGAGTTCATGTTGCAACTACAACGATTGAGAAGTTGAAAGACTATGTATTTAAAACGCCAAGTGATCCATTGCGTTCGGTAGAGTGCGTTGCACAAAGACGTGAGTTAATTGAGAAGAACTTAGAAATTCTAAAAAAGTATAATATTTCTAATGAAACAATAACAGAGATTTAA
- a CDS encoding AGE family epimerase/isomerase — protein sequence MGDLLIEEVRDHLIDKIIPFWKSMKDSTYGGYYGYMDFDLNIDKLSVKGSILNSRILWFFSNAYMILKDKSLLNDAKHAFTFLKSYCYDITNGGIYWSLNYDGSVNDSTKHTYNLAFAIYALSSYYDVSKEEEALRIAKDIFHTIEHKCKDEYGYLEAFDEKFIPVSNEKLSENGVHAEKTMNTLLHVMEAYTELYRVTKEDEVKKCLEWILNTIAEKVYNPLLSRQEVFFNKTYQSILDLHSYGHDIETAWLIDRTCEILGNNELTKHLGKITSELERKIFTTAYHKHSLWNECDRGVVDKSRIWWVQAEALVGFLNAYEKDTSKQEYLQAVKDIWNYIKENIVDKRAGSEWFWKVDDEGKPSSRQPIVEPWKCPYHNGRMCFEIIRRNIDAS from the coding sequence GTGGGAGATTTGCTGATTGAGGAAGTTAGAGACCATTTAATAGATAAGATTATTCCTTTTTGGAAAAGCATGAAAGATAGCACCTATGGTGGCTACTATGGCTATATGGATTTTGATTTAAACATTGATAAGTTGTCAGTGAAAGGTTCTATTTTAAATAGTAGAATACTTTGGTTTTTTTCAAATGCATATATGATTTTAAAAGATAAATCCTTATTGAATGATGCAAAACATGCTTTTACATTTTTAAAGAGTTACTGTTATGACATTACAAACGGGGGAATTTACTGGTCATTAAACTATGATGGAAGTGTTAACGATAGTACAAAACATACCTATAATTTAGCTTTTGCAATTTATGCATTATCCTCTTATTATGATGTATCGAAAGAGGAAGAGGCGCTAAGGATAGCAAAAGATATTTTCCATACGATTGAGCATAAATGTAAGGATGAATATGGCTATCTTGAAGCCTTTGATGAGAAATTCATACCAGTATCTAATGAAAAGCTTTCTGAAAATGGTGTCCACGCAGAAAAAACGATGAACACATTGCTACATGTGATGGAAGCTTATACAGAACTGTATCGTGTAACAAAAGAAGATGAGGTAAAGAAATGTCTGGAATGGATTCTTAATACTATAGCAGAAAAAGTCTATAATCCTTTACTAAGTCGTCAAGAAGTATTTTTTAATAAAACCTATCAAAGCATTCTTGATTTGCATTCTTATGGCCATGATATCGAAACCGCTTGGCTTATTGATAGAACCTGTGAAATTCTAGGTAATAATGAACTTACGAAGCATTTGGGGAAAATCACGTCCGAGTTAGAGAGAAAAATTTTTACGACCGCTTATCATAAGCATTCCCTTTGGAATGAATGTGATAGAGGAGTTGTTGATAAATCGAGAATATGGTGGGTTCAAGCTGAAGCTTTGGTTGGATTTTTAAATGCTTATGAAAAAGATACGAGTAAACAAGAATACTTACAAGCAGTAAAAGATATATGGAATTACATAAAAGAAAATATCGTTGATAAACGGGCAGGCTCTGAGTGGTTTTGGAAAGTAGATGATGAAGGAAAACCAAGTAGCAGACAACCAATTGTTGAACCGTGGAAGTGTCCATATCATAACGGAAGAATGTGCTTTGAAATCATAAGGAGGAACATAGATGCTTCATAA